In Flavivirga abyssicola, the following are encoded in one genomic region:
- a CDS encoding DUF805 domain-containing protein translates to MKWYLKVLINNYATFSGRARRKEFWMFFLFNLIIIFGLSFLLGLISDFIDNEILPIILGIYFLGILIPYIALAVRRLHDSGKSGGYIFVYFIPFIGGIWFLILMATEGDKGPNQYGPDPKSPNFDEIDDIGKPLSDN, encoded by the coding sequence ATGAAGTGGTATTTAAAAGTCCTAATAAATAATTATGCAACATTTAGTGGTAGAGCCAGACGTAAAGAGTTTTGGATGTTCTTTTTATTTAACTTAATCATCATATTTGGACTATCATTTTTACTTGGTCTTATTTCTGACTTCATTGATAACGAGATTCTCCCCATTATTTTAGGTATATATTTCCTTGGAATCCTTATCCCCTACATAGCGTTAGCCGTAAGAAGACTTCATGATTCTGGGAAAAGCGGAGGGTATATATTTGTCTATTTCATCCCGTTTATTGGCGGTATTTGGTTTTTAATTTTAATGGCAACAGAAGGTGATAAAGGTCCAAATCAATATGGTCCAGATCCAAAATCTCCAAATTTTGATGAGATTGACGACATTGGAAAACCTCTATCAGACAACTAA
- the trpA gene encoding tryptophan synthase subunit alpha, giving the protein MNRINQKLQEDKKLLSIYFTAGYPSINDTVSIIQDLEKNGVDMIEIGLPFSDPLADGPTIQASSTQALKNGMTTEVLFDQLKDIRKSVNIPLIIMGYFNPMFQYGVEAFCKKCQEIGIDGLIIPDLPVDVYHEKYQAIFEKYGLINVFLITPQTSDERIRYIDSISSGFIYMVSSASTTGAKVGFGEEQTQYFERIDNMNLNNPQIVGFGISNNQTFTQATQYAKGAIIGSAFVKHVTNEGVNSLDKFVKSVLN; this is encoded by the coding sequence ATGAACAGAATAAACCAAAAACTACAAGAAGACAAGAAATTACTTTCTATATACTTCACAGCAGGTTACCCAAGCATTAACGATACTGTTTCCATCATTCAAGATTTAGAAAAAAATGGTGTTGACATGATCGAAATAGGACTACCTTTTAGTGATCCTTTAGCAGATGGACCAACCATTCAAGCAAGTTCTACACAAGCTTTAAAAAATGGCATGACTACCGAAGTGCTTTTTGATCAATTAAAAGACATTAGAAAATCAGTTAATATTCCTTTAATCATTATGGGCTATTTCAACCCAATGTTTCAATATGGCGTTGAAGCCTTTTGCAAAAAATGTCAGGAAATAGGTATTGACGGCTTAATAATACCCGATCTACCAGTAGATGTATACCATGAAAAATACCAAGCCATTTTCGAAAAATATGGTTTAATAAATGTATTTTTAATAACACCACAAACCAGTGATGAACGAATTCGTTATATAGACTCCATTTCAAGTGGCTTTATTTATATGGTTAGTAGTGCCAGTACAACAGGAGCCAAAGTTGGTTTTGGAGAAGAACAAACCCAATACTTTGAGCGCATAGATAATATGAACCTTAATAATCCTCAAATTGTTGGATTTGGTATTAGTAACAATCAAACTTTTACACAGGCAACTCAATATGCCAAAGGAGCTATTATTGGCAGTGCATTTGTAAAACATGTCACCAATGAAGGCGTAAATAGTCTTGACAAATTCGTGAAATCCGTATTAAATTAG